In Halorubrum sp. PV6, a single window of DNA contains:
- a CDS encoding sodium:solute symporter has translation MTLGLSLGIVVGYLVFALAIGLVAYRVSESTAEDYYLANRSIGTAVLLFTTFATLLSAFTFFGGPNLAFAAGPEWLIVMGTLDGVLFAVLWYVIGYKQWLIGDRNGYVTLGEMLGDRFGSVGLRALVAGVSLLWLFPYVMLQQMGAGEALVGLTDGAVPYWGGAALVTGFMILYVVLAGMRGVAWTDTVQGLFMLSVVWIAAVWVVSAVGGVGAATGAMLDAKPSFGSFGGGLYSPGFIISTAITIAFGVTMFPQINQRFFVARSGETLKRSFVLWPVLVLLLFLPAFMLGAWAAGMPISVPEGANVLPVVLNEYTPAWFAALVVAGAMAAMMSSSDSMLLSGSSYFTRDLYRPVINATASDRREAWVARIGVAVFALLAFVASLFRPGTLIEVGDTAFSGFALLALPVICALYWERTTRTGMVVGVLVPQVAYLAVVLSAVVAAVPTLPRTVAGGWDVALGLMALSAILTVGVSLLTAQTADSDASRFAVAGD, from the coding sequence GTGACGCTCGGCCTCTCGCTCGGCATCGTCGTGGGCTATCTCGTCTTTGCGCTCGCCATCGGTCTCGTCGCCTACCGCGTCTCCGAGTCGACCGCCGAGGACTACTACCTCGCGAACCGCTCTATCGGGACGGCCGTCCTCCTCTTTACGACGTTCGCGACGCTGCTCTCCGCGTTCACCTTCTTCGGCGGGCCGAACCTCGCGTTCGCCGCCGGCCCGGAGTGGCTGATCGTGATGGGGACGTTAGACGGCGTGTTGTTCGCGGTGCTGTGGTACGTCATCGGCTACAAACAGTGGTTGATAGGCGATCGAAACGGCTACGTCACGCTCGGCGAGATGCTCGGGGACCGGTTCGGCTCCGTCGGCCTGCGCGCGCTCGTCGCCGGGGTGAGCCTCCTCTGGCTGTTCCCGTACGTCATGCTCCAGCAGATGGGCGCCGGCGAGGCGCTCGTGGGGCTCACCGACGGCGCCGTGCCCTACTGGGGCGGCGCGGCGCTGGTCACCGGATTCATGATCCTCTACGTCGTCCTCGCCGGGATGCGCGGCGTGGCGTGGACCGACACCGTGCAGGGGCTGTTCATGCTCTCCGTCGTCTGGATCGCCGCCGTGTGGGTGGTCTCGGCGGTCGGCGGCGTCGGCGCGGCCACCGGCGCGATGCTCGACGCGAAGCCCTCGTTCGGGTCGTTCGGCGGCGGTCTCTACTCGCCCGGCTTCATCATCTCGACAGCGATTACCATCGCGTTCGGCGTGACGATGTTCCCGCAGATCAACCAGCGGTTCTTCGTCGCGCGGTCCGGCGAGACGCTGAAACGCTCGTTCGTCCTGTGGCCCGTGTTGGTCCTCCTCCTCTTCCTCCCCGCGTTCATGCTCGGCGCGTGGGCGGCCGGGATGCCGATATCGGTGCCTGAGGGCGCCAACGTGCTCCCGGTCGTCTTAAACGAGTACACGCCAGCGTGGTTCGCGGCGCTCGTGGTCGCCGGGGCGATGGCCGCGATGATGTCCTCGTCGGACTCGATGCTGCTCTCCGGGTCGTCGTACTTCACCCGCGACCTCTACCGTCCCGTCATCAACGCCACGGCGTCCGACCGCCGTGAGGCGTGGGTCGCCCGCATCGGCGTCGCCGTCTTCGCCCTCCTCGCGTTCGTCGCGAGCCTCTTCCGGCCCGGCACGCTGATCGAGGTCGGCGACACCGCGTTCTCCGGGTTCGCGCTGCTCGCGCTCCCCGTGATCTGTGCGCTCTACTGGGAGCGGACGACGCGCACCGGGATGGTCGTCGGCGTGCTCGTCCCGCAGGTCGCGTACCTCGCGGTGGTGCTGTCCGCCGTCGTCGCCGCCGTGCCGACGCTGCCGCGCACGGTCGCCGGCGGATGGGACGTGGCGCTCGGGCTGATGGCGCTGTCGGCGATACTCACCGTCGGCGTCTCGCTTCTCACCGCACAGACCGCGGACAGCGACGCCTCGCGGTTCGCGGTCGCCGGCGACTGA
- a CDS encoding DUF3311 domain-containing protein, with amino-acid sequence MRRVRSDLVWIPIFAVLVALAVPWPLWGVDRVVAGLPVWIWWHVAWLGLCTVLFSRFVGSGAWERGMGHSEADGGAAIGGDRR; translated from the coding sequence ATGAGACGAGTTCGAAGCGATCTCGTATGGATACCGATATTCGCGGTCCTCGTCGCGCTCGCCGTGCCGTGGCCGCTGTGGGGTGTCGACCGAGTCGTCGCCGGCTTACCGGTGTGGATCTGGTGGCACGTGGCGTGGCTCGGGCTGTGTACCGTCCTGTTCTCGCGGTTCGTCGGGAGCGGCGCGTGGGAGCGGGGCATGGGTCACTCGGAGGCGGACGGCGGCGCGGCGATCGGGGGTGACCGACGGTGA